A window from Dama dama isolate Ldn47 chromosome 11, ASM3311817v1, whole genome shotgun sequence encodes these proteins:
- the B3GNT2 gene encoding N-acetyllactosaminide beta-1,3-N-acetylglucosaminyltransferase 2 isoform X1 codes for MSVGRRRIKLLGILMMVNVFIYLIVEVSKSSSQEKNGKGEVIIPKERFWKISDPPRAYWNKEQEKLNRRFNPILNTLANQTGEAYGFSNISHLNYCEPDLRVMSVVSGFDSLPDRFKDFLLYLRCRNYSLLIDQPDKCAKKPFLLLAIKSLTSHFDRRQAIRESWGKETNAGNQTVVRVFLLGQTPAEDNHPDLSDMLKFESEKHQDILLWNYRDTFFNLSLKEVLFLRWVSTSCPNAEFVFKGDDDVFVNTHHLLNYLNSLSGNKAKDLFIGDVIHNAGPHRDKKLKYYIPEVVYAGVYPPYAGGGGFLYSGNLALRLYNVTDRVLLYPIDDVYTGMCLQKLGLAPERHKGFRTFDIEEKSRGNICSYVDLMLVHSRKPQEMIDIWSRLQSAHLKC; via the coding sequence ATGAGTGTTGGACGTCGAAGAATAAAGTTGTTGGGAATCCTGATGATGGtaaatgtcttcatttatttgattGTGGAAGTCTCCAAAAGCAGTagccaagaaaaaaatggaaaggggGAAGTAATAATACCTAAAGAAAGGTTCTGGAAAATATCTGACCCTCCTCGGGCATATTGGAACAAGGAACAAGAAAAGCTGAACAGGAGGTTCAATCCCATTTTGAACACGTTAGCCAACCAGACGGGAGAAGCATACGGATTCTCCAATATAAGCCATCTGAATTACTGTGAACCTGACCTGAGGGTCATGTCAGTAGTTTCAGGTTTCGACAGTTTGCCAGACAGATTTAAAGATTTTCTGCTGTATTTGAGATGTCGAAATTATTCACTGCTTATAGACCAACCAGATAAGTGTGCAAAGAAGCCCTTCTTATTGCTGGCGATTAAGTCCCTAACTTCACATTTCGATAGAAGGCAAGCGATTCGGGAGTCTTGGGGCAAGGAAACCAATGCGGGGAACCAAACGGTGGTGCGAGTCTTCTTACTGGGCCAGACTCCCGCAGAGGACAACCATCCAGACCTTTCAGATATGCTGAAATTTGAGAGTGAGAAGCACCAAGACATTCTTTTGTGGAACTACAGAGATACATTCTTCAACTTGTCTCTGAAAGAAGTACTCTTTCTCAGGTGGGTGAGCACTTCCTGCCCAAATGCTGAGTTCGTGTTCAAGGGCGATGATGATGTTTTTGTGAACACCCATCACCTCCTGAATTACTTGAATAGCTTATCCGGGAACAAAGCCAAAGATTTGTTTATTGGTGACGTGATTCATAATGCTGGACCTCATCGGGATAAGAAACTGAAGTACTACATCCCGGAAGTTGTTTACGCTGGCGTCTACCCGCCTTATGCAGGAGGAGGTGGATTCCTCTACTCCGGCAACCTGGCCCTGAGACTGTACAATGTAACTGACCGGGTCCTTCTCTACCCCATCGATGATGTTTATACTGGAATGTGCCTTCAGAAACTCGGCCTCGCTCCAGAGAGACACAAAGGCTTCAGGACATTTGATATAGAAGAGAAAAGCAGGGGTAACATTTGTTCCTATGTAGATTTGATGTTGGTACATAGTAGAAAACCTCAAGAGATGATTGATATTTGGTCTCGGTTGCAGAGTGCTCATTTAAAATGCTGA